A genome region from Heliangelus exortis chromosome 12, bHelExo1.hap1, whole genome shotgun sequence includes the following:
- the ABHD6 gene encoding monoacylglycerol lipase ABHD6, protein MDPDVLNMFVIAGGTLAIPILAFVASFLLWPSALIRIYYWYWRRALGMQVRYANYDDYQFCYSYRGRPGYRPSILMLHGFSAHKDMWLSIVKFLPKNLHLVCVDMPGHEGTTRSDLDDYSITGQAKRIHEFVECIRLNRRPFHLVGTSMGGNVAGVYAAQYPEDICSLTLICPAGLPSTTDSKFIKQLREMQESKCIDRIPLIPSTPEEMSDMLKLCSYVRFKVPQQILQGLVDVRIPHNDFYRKLFLEIVDEKSRHSLYENMSKIKVPTQVIWGKQDQVLDVSGASVLASNIPDCHVYILENCGHSVVVERPRKTANLILEFLALLHSMDNNKKQA, encoded by the exons ATGGACCCAGATGTGCTGAACATGTTTGTCATCGCCGGTGGCACCCTGGCCATCCCCATCCTCGCCTTTGTggcctccttcctcctctggcCCTCGGCACTTATCCGCATCTACTACTG gtaCTGGCGCCGAGCCTTGGGTATGCAGGTTAGATACGCAAACTACGATGACTACCAGTTTTGTTATTCATATAGAGGGAGACCTGGATATCGGCCATCCATCCTGATGTTACATGGGTTCTCAGCCCACAAAGACATGTGGCTGTCCATAGTCAAG TTCCTGCCGAAGAATCTGCACTTGGTGTGTGTTGACATGCCCGGGCACGAGGGCACGACCCGCTCCGACTTGGACGATTACTCCATTACTGGGCAAGCAAAGAGAATACACGAG TTTGTGGAGTGCATCAGGCTGAACAGAAGGCCCTTTCATCTGGTTGGCACTTCAATGGGGGGAAATGTTGCTGGTGTCTATGCTGCTCAGTACCCAGAAGACATTTGCAGCCTGACCCTCATCTGTCCTGCAG GCCTACCAAGTACCACTGACAGCAAGTTCATTAAGCAACTTCGGGAGATGCAAGAGTCCAAATGCATCGACAGGATCCCATTAATTCCCTCGACACCTGAGGAGATGTCAGATATGCTGAAACTCTGCTCCTATGTTCGCTTCAAGGTGCCACAGCAG atCCTCCAGGGCCTGGTTGATGTGCGCATCCCTCACAATGACTTTTATCGGAAAT TGTTCTTAGAAATCGTGGATGAAAAGTCCAGGCACTCTCTTTATGAGAACATGAGCAAGATCAAAGTGCCAACGCAGGTCATCTGGGGAAAGCAGGACCAG GTCCTTGATGTTTCTGGTGCCAGTGTTTTAGCAAGCAATATCCCAGACTGCCACGTGTACATCCTGGAAAACTGCGGGCACTCGGTGGTGGTGGAGCGGCCCCGCAAGACAGCCAACCTCATCCTGGAgttcctggcactgctgcacaGCATGGACAACAACAAGAAGCAGGCATGA